In the genome of Pempheris klunzingeri isolate RE-2024b chromosome 11, fPemKlu1.hap1, whole genome shotgun sequence, one region contains:
- the ttpal gene encoding alpha-tocopherol transfer protein-like, with the protein MDDQHESIDLRSPPADPSAAAGHSWFPGPPPPMYSCTLTPELVAKAREELQEKPEWRLRDVQALRDMILKDQPNLRTRLDDSFLLRFLRARKFDYDRALQLLLNYHAGRKAWPEVFQDLKPSTVKHVLDLGFLTVLPQPDPSGRYILCLRPGKWKPNDYPFVDNVRAIYLTLEKLIQPEETQVNGIVILADYTGVGMSQASNPGPFLAKKVVSILQDGFPIRIKAVNIINEPRIFKGIFAIIKPFLKEKMAERYILHGSDLRSLHRNIPRSVLPEEYGGTAGQLDMRAWSRLLLDCEEEFIVEFCQPDPLEGVVLPDSMLFEGEQAGGQDDDTFRGLRSQLYYCY; encoded by the exons ATGGATGATCAGCATGAGTCCATCGATCTCAGGTCTCCTCCAGCGGACccctcagcagctgcaggacacAGCTGGTTCCCCGGACCCCCTCCTCCCATGTACTCCTGCACCCTGACCCCAGAGCTGGTGGCCAAGGCGCGGGAGGAGCTCCAGGAGAAACCAGAGTGGCGTCTCCGGGATGTTCAAGCACTGAGGGACATGATACTGAAG GATCAGCCCAACCTCAGGACGAGGCTGGACGACTCCTTTCTCCTGCGCTTCCTGCGGGCCAGGAAGTTTGACTATGACCGggccctgcagctgctgctcaatTACCACGCAGGCCGTAAGGCTTGGCCAGAGGTGTTCCAGGACCTGAAGCCATCCACGGTGAAACACGTCCTGGACCTGGGCTTTCTCACGGTCCTGCCACAGCCGGACCCCAGCGGAAGATACATCCTCTGTCTCCGGCCAG GAAAATGGAAGCCAAATGATTATCCGTTTGTTGACAATGTGAGGGCCATTTATCTGACCCTGGAGAAGCTCATCCAGCCAGAGGAAACTCAGGTGAACGGTATTGTCATCTTAGCTGACTACACCGGAGTGGGCATGTCACAGGCATCCAATCCAGGCCCATTTCTTGCCAAAAAAGTTGTGAGCATCCTCCAG GATGGGTTTCCAATCAGAATCAAGGCTGTTAACATAATTAACGAGCCCAGGATTTTCAAAGGCATCTTTGCTATAATTAAGCCCTTCCTGAAGGAGAAGATGGCAGAGAGG TACATCCTCCACGGCTCAGACCTGCGCTCTCTGCACCGGAACATCCCTCGGTCGGTTCTGCCGGAGGAGTACGGCGGCACGGCGGGCCAACTGGACATGCGCGCATGGTCGAGACTGCTGCTGGACTGTGAGGAGGAATTTATAGTGGAGTTCTGCCAGCCGGATCCACTAGAGGGCGTGGTGCTCCCAGACTCCATGCTGTTCGAAGGAGAGCAGGCCGGCGGGCAGGACGACGACACCTTCAGGGGGCTGCGCTCGCAACTTTACTACTGTTACTGA
- the pkig gene encoding cAMP-dependent protein kinase inhibitor gamma isoform X2, whose product MMDVETSYSDFINCDRTGRRNAVPDIAGEGEAVASTSELTKDLAEMDLKAAGDPGASPAPEAEGSTSQDGQGSGGPS is encoded by the exons ATGATGGACGTGGAGACGTCGTACTCAGACTTCATCAACTGTGATCGCACAGGCCGCAGGAACGCAGTGCCCGACATCGCTGGGGAGGGGGAAGCAGTGGCCAGCACCAGTGAACTCACCAAAGACCTGGCAGAGATGGACCTGAAGGCTGCAG GTGACCCGGGGGCCTCCCCAGCCCCTGAGGCAGAGGGCTCCACCAGCCAAGATGGCCAGGGAAGTGGCGGCCCGTCCTAA
- the hnf4a gene encoding hepatocyte nuclear factor 4-alpha: MDMADYSEALDPAYTTLEFENMQVLPLGADSSPTESTNMNATGHLGAGSLCAICGDRATGKHYGASSCDGCKGFFRRSVRKNHMYSCRFNRQCIVDKDKRNQCRYCRLKKCFRAGMKKEAVQNERDRISTRRSSYEDSSLPSITALIQADVLSRQITSTAPILNGDIRTKKIAAITDVCESMKQQLLVLVEWAKYIPAFCDLPLDDQVALLRAHAGEHLLLGAAKRSMLYKDILLLGNDYIIPRNCPELEVGRVAVRILDELVLPFQELQIDDNEYACLKAIVFFDPDAKGLSDPGKIKRMRYQVQVSLEDYINDRQYDSRGRFGELLLLLPTLQSITWQMIEQIQFVKLFGMAKIDNLLQEMLLGGSANEVSHAPHTLHPHLVQEHLSSNVIVSSNMPTPIHNGQISTPETPIPSPPAASSSEHYKMAQGVIATVPKQPTSIPQPTITKQEAI; encoded by the exons ATGGACATGGCAGACTACAGCGAGGCTCTGGACCCAGCCTATACCACGCTGGAGTTCGAAAACATGCAAGTGCTCCCCTTGGGCGCAG ACTCCTCACCAACTGAGAGCACCAACATGAACGCTACCGGCCACCTGGGGGCGGGCAGCCTGTGTGCCATATGTGGAGACAGAGCCACTGGCAAACACTATGGGGCGTCCAGCTGCGACGGCTGTAAGGGCTTCTTCAGGCGCAGCGTCCGCAAAAACCACATGTACTCGTGCAG GTTCAACAGACAATGCATTGTGGACAAAGACAAGCGAAATCAATGCAGATACTGCAGGCTGAAGAAGTGCTTCAGAGCTGGCATGAAGAAAGAAG CTGTGCagaatgaaagagacagaatcAGCACCAGGAGATCCAGCTATGAAGACAGCAGTTTACCATCCATCACCGCACTCATCCAGGCAGATGTACTGTCAAGACAG ATCACCTCCACTGCTCCCATACTGAACGGTGACATAAGGACCAAAAAGATCGCCGCCATCACAGACGTGTGCGAGTCcatgaagcagcagctgttggtCTTGGTGGAGTGGGCCAAGTACATCCCAGCCTTTTGCGACCTGCCCCTGGATGACCAG GTGGCGTTGCTGCGAGCTCATGCTGGAGAACACCTTTTGCTCGGAGCTGCGAAGAGGTCCATGTTATACAAAGACATCCTCTTATTAG GAAATGACTACATCATTCCCAGAAACTGCCCGGAGTTGGAGGTGGGCAGGGTAGCAGTGAGAATCCTGGATGAGCTTGTGCTTCCCTTCCAGGAGCTTCAGATAGACGACAATGAATATGCCTGCTTGAAAGCCATAGTTTTTTTTGACCCAG ACGCTAAAGGTCTGAGTGACCCTGGAAAGATCAAGCGGATGCGATACCAGGTCCAGGTCAGCCTGGAAGACTACATCAACGACAGGCAGTACGACTCCCGGGGCCGCTTcggggagctgctgctgctgctgccgacACTACAGAGCATCACCTGGCAAATGATTGAACAGATCCAGTTCGTCAAACTGTTTGGCATGGCCAAGATCGACAACCTGCTACAAGAAATGCTTCTTGGAG GCTCTGCCAATGAGGTTTCACACGCACCTCACACTCTGCACCCTCACCTGGTTCAGGAGCACCTCAGCAGCAATGTTATAGTGTCCAGCAACATGCCAACGCCGATCCATAATGGTCAAATCT CCACTCCTGAAACCCCAATCCCTTCTCCGCCTGCTGCCTCCAGCTCAGAACATTATAAAATGGCTCAAGGGGTCATAGCCACCGTGCCCAAGCAGCCAACCTCCATCCCTCAGCCTACTATTACAAAGCAAGAGGCCATCTAA
- the pkig gene encoding cAMP-dependent protein kinase inhibitor gamma isoform X1, with the protein MMDVETSYSDFINCDRTGRRNAVPDIAGEGEAVASTSELTKDLAEMDLKAAEGDPGASPAPEAEGSTSQDGQGSGGPS; encoded by the exons ATGATGGACGTGGAGACGTCGTACTCAGACTTCATCAACTGTGATCGCACAGGCCGCAGGAACGCAGTGCCCGACATCGCTGGGGAGGGGGAAGCAGTGGCCAGCACCAGTGAACTCACCAAAGACCTGGCAGAGATGGACCTGAAGGCTGCAG AAGGTGACCCGGGGGCCTCCCCAGCCCCTGAGGCAGAGGGCTCCACCAGCCAAGATGGCCAGGGAAGTGGCGGCCCGTCCTAA